The following nucleotide sequence is from Burkholderia gladioli.
GAGGGCCTCATCCTCCACTCGATCGGCGACGACGATTTCCTGCAGCGCGCCAAGCGGGTCGCGCTGATGCCCGGGGCCAACTGGGCCGAGAACCGCCAGGGCACCAACGGCATCGGCACCGCGCTGGCCGAGCGCAGCGCCCTGGTGGTGCACGGCGAACAGCACTATCTGTCGGCCAACCATTTCCTGACCTGTTCCAGCGTCCCGATCCTCGACCCCTACGGCCAGGTGGCCGGCGTGCTGGACGTGACGGGCGACCATCGCAGCTACCACCAGCACACCATGGCGCTGGCGAAGATGTCGGTGCAGATGATCGAGAACTACCTGTTCGCCAGCACCTTCCAGGAGATGTTGCAGGTGTCCTTCCACGGGCGCGCGGAATTTCTCGGCACCTTGATGGAGGGCATCGTCGCCTTCAGCGAGGACGGGCATGTGGCGTCCGCCAATCGCAGCGCGCAATTCCAGCTCGGCATGTCGTTGCCGGCCTTGCGCGCCCAGACGCTCGCCTCGCTGTTCCAGACCACCTGGACGCAACTGCTCGACTGGCGGCGCGCCAATCGCGAGGTGCCCCTGATGCTGAACCTCAGCAACGGGGCGGTGGTGTGCGCGCGCGTGCAGTCGCGCCCGGCCGCACGCGCGGATGCCTTGCATCGCGGCCATGCGCGCGCGCTGGCCGAAGCCACCGATGCGGCGGGACCGGGGCGGCCCGCTGCCGCGAGGCGCGCCTCGCGGCTCGCCGAACTCGACACCGGCGATCCGCGGATGGCGGGCGTGATCGCCAAGCTGCGCAAGGTGATCGGCAAGGATATCCCGGTGCTCGTCACGGGACCGACCGGCTCGGGCAAGGAACTGCTGGCCCAGGCGATCCACGCCGATTCACCGCGCGGCGACGGGCCCTTCGTGGCGGTCAACTGCGCGTCCATTCCGGAAACCCTGATCGAATCGGAACTGTTCGGCTACGAGGCCGGCGCCTTCACGGGCGCGAGGCGAGGCGGTGCCGTCGGCAAGCTGATGCAGGCCGACGGCGGCACGCTGTTTCTCGACGAGATCGGCGACATGCCGTATCCGCTCCAGGCGCGGCTGCTGCGTGTGCTGCAGGAGCGGCAGGTCAATCCGCTGGGCTCGGCCAGATCGATTCCCATCGACGTGGCGATCGTCTGCGCCACCCATCGCGACCTGCGCGAGATGCTGGCGCGGCATCAGTTTCGCGAGGATCTGTATTACCGCCTGAATGGCCTGACCGTCAGGTTGCCCGCGCTGCGCGAACGCAAGGACCTGCGCGTGGTGGTGGCGCGCATGCTGGAGCAGGAGGCACGGGCCAGCGGACGTGCTCGGGCCTTGCGCGTGGCGCCCGAGGTGATGGCGCTGTTCGAGCGTTGCGCCTGGCCAGGCAATTTCCGCCAACTGGGCAACCTGCTGCGCACGGCGGCGGCGATGGCCGACGACGATGAGCCGATCCGTGCCGAGCATCTTCCCGACGATTTCCTCGAGGAACTGCGTCGCGACGATCGACCCGAGCCCGCCGGCAGGGAGGGCGGCCCCGCCAGGGCGGGCGAGGCGGGCGCCGTGCGCCTCCAGGACGTGGCCGCGTCGGTGGTGGTGGCCACGCTGGCGCGACACGGCGGCAACGTGTCGGCGGCGGCGCGCGAGCTGGGCGTGTCGCGCAATACGATCTACCGGAAGATCCAGCCGGAGGACTCGCTGCCGGGCACGGTCGACGGTGGCCCCTGACGTGCCCGCGCGCGTGCGACGCGACTCGGCAGCGTCGCGCGGCGTCGCCCTGCACGAATGCCGCGGCGGCCCCGCGACACGCCGACTTGCCGATGCCCGGCGCGATGCGATACCAGGCGATACCCGGCAAGGCACCGCACCGCCCGACGCTCAGCCGTCGATGCGGACCTGCACGCCGGAGGCGCTGTACAGGGGCGTCGCCTTGTAGCCGTCGACCACCACGGCATCGAAGCGCCCCGCGAAGCTGCCGCTGTCGATCAGGCTGACCGTATCGCCCGGCTTGGGCGCGTAGCCTTGCGTGAATTTCACGTGCAGCGTGCCGCCGGCGATCGCGACCGGGCCCGCCACCGCGACGCGGCCGGCGTCGCCCGCGCCGCGGTCGAGTTCCAGCGTGCTGCCCGCCAGTTGCGTGAACCTGCCGGCAATGGCCGCGCGCGACGGCGCCGCGATCGCCACCGTGCCCGCGCCCAGGTAGACGTCGCCGCGGCCGAATGCGTTCGGCGCCGCCGCCGCCAGCGTGCCGCCCGTCACCTGGGTGCCGCCGCCATAGCTGTTGTTGCCCGCCAGGGTCAAGGTGCCGCTGCCCGCGAAGCTGAGTTTCCCGTTGCCGCCGATGTCGTTGCGCCAGGTGTCGGCCGCGTTGAAGCCGCCCTGGGCGGCATCCATCGAGATCGCCACGTTGCCATTGAACTGGCCATAGCCGTCGGCGGCCGAGAACAGGTTCAGCCGTCCCCAGCCCTCGGCGTCGTCCAGCACCGGATAGCCCGAGGCCAGCGCGGTCGTCTTCAGCACGACGCGACGCTGATCCGCGCTCAGGTAGGGCAGGCGCGTCTCCAGCAGCGCCTCGGCCCCCTTGGGCACCACGGCGGGAGCCGTCGTGGCGTTGATCTGGCCGAAACCGAAGCTCAGGCGACGCAGGAAGTTCGCCTTGTTGGTCGCGTAATCCGCGAAGCGGTCGCTCGAGACCGCTGCCGAATGGGCGAGGGCCGGGAAGCTCGTCGCGTTGGTGTTGGTCGCGGCATACAGCGCGGTATGCGCCTGCGCGAACGCGGCTGCCTTCAGCGTGGCATTGGCCGGGTCCGCGAGATTGGCCGCC
It contains:
- a CDS encoding sigma-54-dependent Fis family transcriptional regulator, with the translated sequence MHDRFDPASLREPGPPAARLLTTIRKAHERSEMFGLSASVRPDYDILTDAALALKREQNRILCAHAMPVMETLHDQIANTHSMIVVTNAEGLILHSIGDDDFLQRAKRVALMPGANWAENRQGTNGIGTALAERSALVVHGEQHYLSANHFLTCSSVPILDPYGQVAGVLDVTGDHRSYHQHTMALAKMSVQMIENYLFASTFQEMLQVSFHGRAEFLGTLMEGIVAFSEDGHVASANRSAQFQLGMSLPALRAQTLASLFQTTWTQLLDWRRANREVPLMLNLSNGAVVCARVQSRPAARADALHRGHARALAEATDAAGPGRPAAARRASRLAELDTGDPRMAGVIAKLRKVIGKDIPVLVTGPTGSGKELLAQAIHADSPRGDGPFVAVNCASIPETLIESELFGYEAGAFTGARRGGAVGKLMQADGGTLFLDEIGDMPYPLQARLLRVLQERQVNPLGSARSIPIDVAIVCATHRDLREMLARHQFREDLYYRLNGLTVRLPALRERKDLRVVVARMLEQEARASGRARALRVAPEVMALFERCAWPGNFRQLGNLLRTAAAMADDDEPIRAEHLPDDFLEELRRDDRPEPAGREGGPARAGEAGAVRLQDVAASVVVATLARHGGNVSAAARELGVSRNTIYRKIQPEDSLPGTVDGGP